The DNA segment TGGGCAACCAGGACGGCCGTCAGGTCCGGGTCGCTCCGGACGGCAGCCTGGCCCCGGTCTCCCTGTCGGACAACGGTGCCGACGGCTTCACCGACTACGCGATCGGCCTGGCCGGCGGTGGCGAGACCCGGCTGTCCCTGCCGTACATGTCCGGCCGCATCTACGTGGCCCTCGGCCAGAAGCTCAAGTTCAAGGCCGTCGCGGACGGCAACGGCAACGCGGCGTTGCAGTACCCGGCAGGCTGGGTCACCTCGGACCCCAACTACGGCGTGTTGCACGACTGTGCGGAGTTCACCTATAACCCCGCCGGCATGTTCTGCAACACCACGATGGTCGACATGTTCAGCGTGCCGATGAACATCCGGCTCACCGGTTCCAAGGACCAGTCCGTCGGCGTGTTCCGGGACGGGGGCCGCGGTGCCGCGTTCGACGCGCTCAGGCAGGTGGAGGCGTTCTCCCGGCTCGTCGTGGACGACACCCGGATCATCGCGCCGGGACACGGCCTGGATGCGGGCCTGTTCGCCGCGGACTACCTCGCCCCGTACATCGACGAGGTGTGGAGCACCTACACCGGACGTGACCTCAAGGTGACCACGAACGCCGGTACCTTCACCGGCCGGGTGCGCGGCGACCGGTTCACCTTCGACGGGCCCGCCCAGGTCTCCTTCGCCAGGCCGTCCACCCGGGACGTCCTCTTCTGCGACGGGGCGCTCGCTGCCCCGAACGACGGCACGACCGGTCCGGTAGCCGCCGTGCTCGGTGCCGGCTTCAACCGTTCGACGCTGCTCAGCCACCCCGACCAGCCGACCACCGACGCCTCGGCCTTCTACCGGACCGAGCTCACCAACCACTACTCCAAGGCCGTGCACACGGCCACGGAGGACGGCAGGGCGTACGGCTTCGCCTTCGACGACGTCGCCGACTTCGCCTCGTACATCCAGGAGACGGCTCCCACGGGCATCCGCCTGACGCTGTCGCCCTTCTAGTCCGAGAGGCCGAAGCACTGAAGGACCGGAAGACGGGCGGCGCCCTGCCTGGCGTCTGCGGTGGCCCGAACGGCGTGCGCCGCCGACGCGGGCAGGTTTTCCGCGGGCCGGGGAAGGTACCCCTGCACATGAGGAGCGGCCCCTTCGAGGCGGCGCCCCCCGTGTTCCGGATGCACAGCGGGCTCCCGCGTTGAATGGTGATACCGGACCCGAGGACCGCACCGGGGCCGCCACGTCCATCCGGACCCGAGGAGTCAGAGATGTCGACGTCCCAGCCCGAGGAGTCCCGGCCGCCCGAGGACCGCACCACCCCGGACGGCCTGCTCCACGCCCGAACCGGTACCGATGTGTCGCCGGAGGACCTCGTCCTTGCCTCCGGCAAGGATCTCACCCCGCACAATCTCGAATGGGCCAGGCGCAAGCTTGAGGAGGAAGGGCCCGCCGCGCTGGACAAGATCCTCCCCTGACCCCGGGCCGGTCCTTCCTCGTCCGTCACCCCGGCCCGTCCGTCACCCCGGCCCGTCCGTGGCCGCGGCCCCTGGGGCGGCCTGCCCCGGCGTCGGCGCGATCCTGACCTGGAGGTCGCCGACCGTGTGCGCGGGCCAGTCGCGGACATGGCCGGGCGGGGTTCTGCCGGGGGCGGTGGGCGCGGCGACGGGCACGCGGTTCGCGGCGCTCAGGATCTCCGCCACCGTGATGTTCTCGTTGTTCCCGCCCGTCCCGCCGGAGGAGCAGCCGGTGGAGCAGCCGGTGGAGCAGCCGGTGGAGCAGCCGGTGGAGCAGGCCACCGGGATGGCTTCGTGGCCGGTGATCAGGCAGGGCGGGCGGACGCCGAGCCGGTGCAGTTCCCCGGCGGTGCGGGCCCCGTCCCGGCGGCTGTCGGTGTTGCGGTCCACGGTGTGCACCAGGACGGTCAGATGCCCGGCCAGCGCGAGCGCGACCAGTGACGTCACGACCGACCGCCATGCCCCGGCCGATGTTCTGACCAGATGCCACAGCACGTCGGCGACGGGGATCTCGAGCAGGGCGTAGGCGGTCTGGAGGAAACGGGGCGCCGCATACCCGATCATGAAGAGATACGGGAGGGCGGCTGTGGCGGCGCAGGCCGGCGGCAGCGCGGTGCGCAGAGCGCGCCGGGCCCGTACGGCGACGACCGGCGCGAGAACGGCCGGGAGCGGCAGGGCGAACCACCAGAGGGCGATCACCGGAGGGGGCATCGCCCCGGTGCACGGACGGCACAGACCGCGCCCGCCCAGGCTGCGCAGTGGGTCGTCGCCGGCGAGGTGCAGGCCGAGCCCGCCCTGGACACGGGAGGCCTCGGCCAGCCGCTTCCCCGGGCCGCCGTACCAGGCGCAGGCCTCGGCCAGCCACTCGGCCGCGCCCGCCCCGAGACCCGCCGCGAGTGCGAGCAGCAGGCGGACGTGCCGGCCGGCCAGGGCGAGGACCAGCAGCGGAACCGTCACCCATACGGCGTCGGTGGGCCGCATCAGTGCCATCAGCGCGGCCCCCGCCACGATGCCCCGGAGCGCTCCGCGCGCGTACCGGTCGGCATGGGGGCGCAGGAAGCAGCCGACGGTGATCAGGGCGCCGAGTGCGACCCACTGGTTGGGCATGGCCTGGGGGCCGTAGAAGAGGGTCACCCACAAGGATGGGAAGAAGGCGGCGCCTGTGACCAGGACCCGGGTGGGGAACAGGCCGTGCCAGGCACGCAGCGCCAGGTACAGGCCCAGGCCGGACAGGACGGCGAGGTAGACGCGCAGCAGTGCGGTGGACTCCGACCAGGAGGCGACGGGTGCCACCAGGAGGGGGACGCCCCGGGAGCCCGGGGCGCTGAAGAAGGCGGCCGGATGGTGGGAGGTGACCTGGCTGACGTAGACGATCTTGTCCCAGCCGAGTCCCAGCGCGGGGCGGACGAGGGCGAGTTGGGCGACGGTGAAGACGGCGGCCAGGACCGCGAGCGGTGCGGTGCCGCTCGTGGCACGAAATGCGCGCGGCGAGGACGTACGAATGTGCGCGTCGCCGTCCTCCGGTGAGAAGGCCGCTCTTGCCGTCGGCCATCGTCCGCCCCTCGTCCCGCGCGCCGTCGATCCAGCCGATCATCTGCGTGCAAGCAGGAACGAATTAACCCGTAGGGCGCGCCGAGGCAGGCGGGGCGGCGGATGCGGTCACCGCTCTGCGGGGTCCTTCGGCCCTCCGGGTTCTCCGGTGAGCTCGGCGAGGTCCGTCACGACCCGGTCGGCGCCATGGGCGTAGAGCGCGTCCGGCCGGCCGACGCGGTCCACACCGACGACGTATCCGAAGCGACCGGCGCGGCCCGCGTCCATGCCGGCCAGCGCGTCCTCGAACACGGCGGCCCGGCCGGGCGGGACGCCGAGGTCCCGGGCGGCGGCGAGGAAGGTCTCGGGGCGCGGCTTGCCGGGGAGGCCGCGCTCGGCGGCGACCACACCGTCCACGCGGGTGTCGAAGAGACACTCGGCGTCGATGGCGTGCAGCACGTCC comes from the Streptomyces sp. KMM 9044 genome and includes:
- a CDS encoding glycoside hydrolase family 64 protein, producing the protein MPPRHQRSLGRRKVLFALGGAAVAVPAAAALAPHALAEVSPDTQPAAAAAGPLPLTIVNNSGSFGNANVHLYIVGNQDGRQVRVAPDGSLAPVSLSDNGADGFTDYAIGLAGGGETRLSLPYMSGRIYVALGQKLKFKAVADGNGNAALQYPAGWVTSDPNYGVLHDCAEFTYNPAGMFCNTTMVDMFSVPMNIRLTGSKDQSVGVFRDGGRGAAFDALRQVEAFSRLVVDDTRIIAPGHGLDAGLFAADYLAPYIDEVWSTYTGRDLKVTTNAGTFTGRVRGDRFTFDGPAQVSFARPSTRDVLFCDGALAAPNDGTTGPVAAVLGAGFNRSTLLSHPDQPTTDASAFYRTELTNHYSKAVHTATEDGRAYGFAFDDVADFASYIQETAPTGIRLTLSPF